One window from the genome of Grus americana isolate bGruAme1 chromosome 14, bGruAme1.mat, whole genome shotgun sequence encodes:
- the UNC5A gene encoding netrin receptor UNC5A isoform X2 has translation MGARPRRRRATAAAATAAAAPGPLGALLAAALLAAAGAQQSVTVANPVSGASLDLLPHFQLEPEDVYIVKNKAVSLACRATPATQIYFKCNGEWVHQGDHVTQHSTDRGTGLPVMEVRIEVTRQQVEKIFGLEEYWCQCVAWSSSGTTKSQKAFVRIAYLRKNFEQEPTAKEVSIEQGIVLPCRPPEGIPPAEVEWLRNEELVDPALDANVYVTPEHSLVLRQARLADTANYTCVAKNIVARRRSASAAITVYVDGAWSEWSKWSVCGAECTHWRSRECSEPAPRNGGRECHGPELDTRNCTSELCSHATPGAEDVALYVGLVAVAVCLVLLLLVGVLVYCRKKGGLDADVADSSILTAGFQPVSIKPSKADNPSLLTIQPDLSTATMTYQGSLCPRQDGPAKLQLPNGHLLSPLGAGRHTLHHSSPAAEGADFVARLSTQSYFRSLPRGTTNMAYGTFNFLGGRLMIPNTGISLLIPPDAIPRGKIYEVYLTLHKQEEVRLPLAGCQTLLSPIVSCGPPGVLLTRPAILAMGHCVEASAENWSIRLKKQSCEGTWEDVLQLGAEPCTELYYCQLEAQACYIFTEQLGRFALVGESLSMAASKRLKLVLFAPAACPSLEYNIRVYCLSDTQDVLKEVIQLEKQLGGQLIGAPRVLHFKDSYHNLRLSIHDMPSSLWKSKLLASYQEIPFYHIWSGLQPFLHCTFTLERLSPSTCELACKIWVWQVEGDGQSFTVNFNIAKDTRFSDWLVPDSEVGAPALVGPSAFKIPFLIRQKIISSLDPPGTRGADWRTLAQKLNLDSHLSFFASKPSPTAMILNLWEARHFPNGNLSQLAAAVAEVGKQDGAFFTVSEAEC, from the exons GTGCTCAGCAAAGTGTGACCGTGGCCAACCCAGTGTCTGGCgcatccctggacctgctgcCACACTTCCAGCTGGAGCCAGAGGACGTCTACATCGTGAAGAACAAGGCAGTGAGCCTGGCCTGCCGTGCCACCCCCGCCACCCAGATCTACTTCAAGTGCAATGGCGAGTGGGTGCACCAGGGCGACCACGTCACGCAGCACAGCACCGACCGTGGCACTG GGCTGCCAGTGATGGAGGTGCGCATCGAGGTCACCCGCCAGCAAGTTGAGAAGATCTTCGGGCTGGAGGAGTACTGGTGCCAGTGCGTGGCCTGGAGCTCCTCTGGCACCACCAAGAGCCAGAAAGCCTTCGTGCGCATTGCCT ATCTGCGCAAGAACTTTGAGCAGGAGCCAACGGCCAAGGAGGTCTCCATTGAGCAGGGCATCGTGCTGCCATGCCGCCCTCCCGAGGGCATCCCCCCCGCCGAG GTAGAGTGGCTGCGCAATGAAGAGCTGGTGGACCCGGCGCTGGACGCCAACGTTTATGTGACACCGGAGCACAGTCTGGTGCTGCGGCAGGCCCGCTTGGCCGACACCGCCAACTACACCTGTGTGGCCAAAAACATCGTGGCCCGTCGCCGCAGTGCCTCCGCTGCCATCACCGTCTACG TGGACGGTGCCTGGTCGGAGTGGAGCAAGTGGTCGGTGTGTGGGGCCGAATGCACCCACTGGCGGAGCCGGGAGTGCTCAGAGCCGGCACCGCGCAACGGGGGCCGGGAGTGCCACGGCCCCGAGCTGGACACCCGCAACTGCACCTCTGAGCTCTGCAGCCACG CCACCCCCGGCGCGGAGGACGTGGCACTGTACGTGGGGCTGGTGGCCGTGGCTGtgtgcctggtgctgctgctgctggtaggGGTGCTGGTGTACTGCCGCAAGAAGGGAGGCCTGGATGCTGATGTGGCCGACTCCTCCATCCTCACCGCCGGCTTCCAGCCCGTCAGCATCAAGCCCAGCAAAGCCG acaaccccagcctgctcaccaTCCAGCCCGACCTCAGCACCGCCACCATGACCTACCAGGGCTCGCTCTGCCCGCGCCAGGATGGCCCTGCCAAGCTCCAGCTGCCCAATGGGCACTTGCTGAGCCCGCTGGGCGCCGGGCGGCACACCCTGCACCACAGCTCGCCTGCTGCCGAGGGCGCCGACTTTGTGGCCCGGCTCTCCACCCAGAGCTACTTTCGCTCCCTGCCCCGCGGCACCACCAACATGGCCTACGGCACCTTCAACTTCTTGGGGGGGCGGCTCATGATCCCCAACACAG GGATCAGCCTGCTCATCCCACCCGACGCCATCCCACGGGGGAAGATCTATGAGGTCTACCTGACCCTGCACaagcaggaggaggtgag GTTGCCCCTAGCCGGCTGCCAGACGCTGCTGAGCCCCATCGTCAGCTGCGGCCCCCCCGGGGTCCTCCTCACCCGCCCCGCCATCCTGGCCATGGGTCACTGTGTGGAGGCCAGCGCTGAGAACTGGAGTATCCGGCTGAAGAAGCAGTCGTGTGAGGGCACATGGGAG GACGTGCTGCAGCTGGGTGCCGAGCCGTGCACAGAGCTGTACTACTGCCAGCTGGAAGCGCAGGCTTGCTACATCTTCACGGAGCAGCTGGGGCGCTTCGCCCTGGTCGGGGAGTCCCTCAGCATGGCGGCCTCCAAGCGCCTCAAGCTGGTCCTGTTCGCGCCAGCCGCCTGCCCTTCGCTGGAGTACAACATCCGCGTCTACTGCCTCAGTGACACCCAGGATGTCCTCAAG gaggtgatccagctggagaagcagctggggGGGCAGCTGATCGGAGCCCCCCGGGTGTTGCACTTCAAGGACAGCTACCACAACCTGCGCCTCTCCATCCACGACATGCCCAGCTCACTCTGGAAGAGCAAGCTCCTTGCCAGCTACCAG GAGATCCCCTTCTACCACATCTGGAGCGGGCTGCAGCCCTTCCTGCACTGCACCTTCACCCTGGAGCGCCTGAGCCCCAGCACCTGTGAGCTGGCCTGCAAGATCTGGGTCTGGCAGGTGGAGGGTGACGGGCAGAGCTTCACCGTCAACTTCAACATCGCCAAG GACACAAGGTTTTCAGACTGGCTGGTCCCCGACAGCGAGGTGGGCGCCCCGGCCCTGGTGGGCCCCAGTGCCTTCAAGATCCCCTTCCTCATCCGCCAGAAGATCATCAGCAGCCTGGACCCGCCAGGCACCCGGGGAGCCGACTGGAGGACGCTAGCCCAGAAGCTCAACCTTGACAG CCATCTCAGCTTCTTCGCCTCCaagcccagccccacagccatgATCCTCAACCTGTGGGAAGCACGGCACTTCCCCAACGGCAACCTCTCGCAGCTGGCTGCTGCCGTGGCCGAGGTGGGCAAGCAGGACGGTGCCTTCTTCACCGTCTCTGAAGCCGAGTGCTGA
- the UNC5A gene encoding netrin receptor UNC5A isoform X1, producing the protein MGARPRRRRATAAAATAAAAPGPLGALLAAALLAAAGAQQSVTVANPVSGASLDLLPHFQLEPEDVYIVKNKAVSLACRATPATQIYFKCNGEWVHQGDHVTQHSTDRGTGLPVMEVRIEVTRQQVEKIFGLEEYWCQCVAWSSSGTTKSQKAFVRIAYLRKNFEQEPTAKEVSIEQGIVLPCRPPEGIPPAEVEWLRNEELVDPALDANVYVTPEHSLVLRQARLADTANYTCVAKNIVARRRSASAAITVYVNGGWSTWTQWSGCSTSCGRGWQKRSRTCTNPTPLNGGAFCEGQNVQKTACTTLCPVDGAWSEWSKWSVCGAECTHWRSRECSEPAPRNGGRECHGPELDTRNCTSELCSHATPGAEDVALYVGLVAVAVCLVLLLLVGVLVYCRKKGGLDADVADSSILTAGFQPVSIKPSKADNPSLLTIQPDLSTATMTYQGSLCPRQDGPAKLQLPNGHLLSPLGAGRHTLHHSSPAAEGADFVARLSTQSYFRSLPRGTTNMAYGTFNFLGGRLMIPNTGISLLIPPDAIPRGKIYEVYLTLHKQEEVRLPLAGCQTLLSPIVSCGPPGVLLTRPAILAMGHCVEASAENWSIRLKKQSCEGTWEDVLQLGAEPCTELYYCQLEAQACYIFTEQLGRFALVGESLSMAASKRLKLVLFAPAACPSLEYNIRVYCLSDTQDVLKEVIQLEKQLGGQLIGAPRVLHFKDSYHNLRLSIHDMPSSLWKSKLLASYQEIPFYHIWSGLQPFLHCTFTLERLSPSTCELACKIWVWQVEGDGQSFTVNFNIAKDTRFSDWLVPDSEVGAPALVGPSAFKIPFLIRQKIISSLDPPGTRGADWRTLAQKLNLDSHLSFFASKPSPTAMILNLWEARHFPNGNLSQLAAAVAEVGKQDGAFFTVSEAEC; encoded by the exons GTGCTCAGCAAAGTGTGACCGTGGCCAACCCAGTGTCTGGCgcatccctggacctgctgcCACACTTCCAGCTGGAGCCAGAGGACGTCTACATCGTGAAGAACAAGGCAGTGAGCCTGGCCTGCCGTGCCACCCCCGCCACCCAGATCTACTTCAAGTGCAATGGCGAGTGGGTGCACCAGGGCGACCACGTCACGCAGCACAGCACCGACCGTGGCACTG GGCTGCCAGTGATGGAGGTGCGCATCGAGGTCACCCGCCAGCAAGTTGAGAAGATCTTCGGGCTGGAGGAGTACTGGTGCCAGTGCGTGGCCTGGAGCTCCTCTGGCACCACCAAGAGCCAGAAAGCCTTCGTGCGCATTGCCT ATCTGCGCAAGAACTTTGAGCAGGAGCCAACGGCCAAGGAGGTCTCCATTGAGCAGGGCATCGTGCTGCCATGCCGCCCTCCCGAGGGCATCCCCCCCGCCGAG GTAGAGTGGCTGCGCAATGAAGAGCTGGTGGACCCGGCGCTGGACGCCAACGTTTATGTGACACCGGAGCACAGTCTGGTGCTGCGGCAGGCCCGCTTGGCCGACACCGCCAACTACACCTGTGTGGCCAAAAACATCGTGGCCCGTCGCCGCAGTGCCTCCGCTGCCATCACCGTCTACG TGAATGGCGGCTGGTCGACGTGGACGCAGTGGTCAGGCTGCAGCACCAGCTGTGGACGGGGCTGGCAGAAGCGGAGCCGGACCTGCACCAACCCCACGCCCCTCAACGGGGGGGCTTTCTGTGAGGGCCAAAATGTGCAGAAAACCGCCTGCACCACCCTCTGCCCAG TGGACGGTGCCTGGTCGGAGTGGAGCAAGTGGTCGGTGTGTGGGGCCGAATGCACCCACTGGCGGAGCCGGGAGTGCTCAGAGCCGGCACCGCGCAACGGGGGCCGGGAGTGCCACGGCCCCGAGCTGGACACCCGCAACTGCACCTCTGAGCTCTGCAGCCACG CCACCCCCGGCGCGGAGGACGTGGCACTGTACGTGGGGCTGGTGGCCGTGGCTGtgtgcctggtgctgctgctgctggtaggGGTGCTGGTGTACTGCCGCAAGAAGGGAGGCCTGGATGCTGATGTGGCCGACTCCTCCATCCTCACCGCCGGCTTCCAGCCCGTCAGCATCAAGCCCAGCAAAGCCG acaaccccagcctgctcaccaTCCAGCCCGACCTCAGCACCGCCACCATGACCTACCAGGGCTCGCTCTGCCCGCGCCAGGATGGCCCTGCCAAGCTCCAGCTGCCCAATGGGCACTTGCTGAGCCCGCTGGGCGCCGGGCGGCACACCCTGCACCACAGCTCGCCTGCTGCCGAGGGCGCCGACTTTGTGGCCCGGCTCTCCACCCAGAGCTACTTTCGCTCCCTGCCCCGCGGCACCACCAACATGGCCTACGGCACCTTCAACTTCTTGGGGGGGCGGCTCATGATCCCCAACACAG GGATCAGCCTGCTCATCCCACCCGACGCCATCCCACGGGGGAAGATCTATGAGGTCTACCTGACCCTGCACaagcaggaggaggtgag GTTGCCCCTAGCCGGCTGCCAGACGCTGCTGAGCCCCATCGTCAGCTGCGGCCCCCCCGGGGTCCTCCTCACCCGCCCCGCCATCCTGGCCATGGGTCACTGTGTGGAGGCCAGCGCTGAGAACTGGAGTATCCGGCTGAAGAAGCAGTCGTGTGAGGGCACATGGGAG GACGTGCTGCAGCTGGGTGCCGAGCCGTGCACAGAGCTGTACTACTGCCAGCTGGAAGCGCAGGCTTGCTACATCTTCACGGAGCAGCTGGGGCGCTTCGCCCTGGTCGGGGAGTCCCTCAGCATGGCGGCCTCCAAGCGCCTCAAGCTGGTCCTGTTCGCGCCAGCCGCCTGCCCTTCGCTGGAGTACAACATCCGCGTCTACTGCCTCAGTGACACCCAGGATGTCCTCAAG gaggtgatccagctggagaagcagctggggGGGCAGCTGATCGGAGCCCCCCGGGTGTTGCACTTCAAGGACAGCTACCACAACCTGCGCCTCTCCATCCACGACATGCCCAGCTCACTCTGGAAGAGCAAGCTCCTTGCCAGCTACCAG GAGATCCCCTTCTACCACATCTGGAGCGGGCTGCAGCCCTTCCTGCACTGCACCTTCACCCTGGAGCGCCTGAGCCCCAGCACCTGTGAGCTGGCCTGCAAGATCTGGGTCTGGCAGGTGGAGGGTGACGGGCAGAGCTTCACCGTCAACTTCAACATCGCCAAG GACACAAGGTTTTCAGACTGGCTGGTCCCCGACAGCGAGGTGGGCGCCCCGGCCCTGGTGGGCCCCAGTGCCTTCAAGATCCCCTTCCTCATCCGCCAGAAGATCATCAGCAGCCTGGACCCGCCAGGCACCCGGGGAGCCGACTGGAGGACGCTAGCCCAGAAGCTCAACCTTGACAG CCATCTCAGCTTCTTCGCCTCCaagcccagccccacagccatgATCCTCAACCTGTGGGAAGCACGGCACTTCCCCAACGGCAACCTCTCGCAGCTGGCTGCTGCCGTGGCCGAGGTGGGCAAGCAGGACGGTGCCTTCTTCACCGTCTCTGAAGCCGAGTGCTGA
- the HK3 gene encoding hexokinase-3 isoform X2: protein MASLLPSVDGTGQGAGMVTAVTLRLAAQRREVDQLLAPLRLSRADLERVQALMRREMELGLGCQTNANASVRMLPTYVRSTPDGTERGEFLALDLGGTNFRVLVVRVAQDSIHIASEVYVIPTTIMQGPGEALFDHIIECIMDFQLKQDLMEHVLPLGFTFSFPCQQLGLDKAVLLSWTKGFSATGCVGQDVVQLLQEAAQRKQHLGLKVVAVVNDTVGTMMSCGYDDPNCEIGLIVGTGTNACYMEEMKNVGTVKGEQGRMCINMEWGAFGDNGCLDDIFTDFDRLVDKKTINAGKQRFEKLISGMYLGEIVRHILLALVEKQLLFRGKPCPKLQTKDIFPTKFLSTIEIDGLALRQVQAILQDLELQASFEDSMLVREVCQTVSTRAAHLCAAGLAAVVEKMRENRGLAQLAVTVGVDGTLYKMHPHFSQHLQHMLQELAPNCTVTFLQSEDGSGKGAALVAAVACRGTKP from the exons ATGGCCAGCCTCCTGCCCTCGGTGGATGGGACCGGGCAGGGGGCGGGCATGGTGACAGCGGTGACGCTGCGCCTGGCGGCCCAACGCCGTGAGGTGGACCAGCTGTTGGCCCCGCTGCGGCTCAGCCGCGCTGACCTGGAGCGTGTCCAGGCGCTGATGAGGCGGGAGATGGAGCTGGGGTTGGGCTGTCAGACCAATGCCAATGCCTCCGTCCGCATGCTGCCCACCTATGTCCGCAGCACACCTGACGGCACCG AACGAGGGGAATTCCTGGCATTGGACCTGGGGGGCACCAACTTCCGGGTGCTGGTGGTGCGTGTGGCACAGGACAGCATCCACATTGCCAGCGAGGTCTACGTCATCCCGACCACCATCATGCAGGGCCCCGGCGAGGCG CTCTTCGACCACATCATCGAGTGCATCATGGACTTCCAGCTGAAGCAGGACCTGATGGAGCATGTCCTGCCACTTGgcttcaccttctccttcccctgccagcagctgggccTGGATAAG gcagtgctgctgagctggACCAAAGGCTTCAGTGCCACAGGCTGTGTGGGGCAGGACGTggtccagctgctgcaggaggctgcCCAGCGCAAACAG CACTTAGGGCTGAAGGTGGTGGCCGTGGTCAACGACACAGTGGGAACCATGATGTCCTGTGGCTACGATGACCCCAACTGTGAAATTGGCCTCATAGTGG ggacagggaccAACGCCTGCTACATGGAGGAGATGAAGAATGTGGGCACCGTGAAGGGGGAGCAGGGCCGCATGTGCATCAACATGGAGTGGGGGGCCTTCGGGGACAACGGCTGCCTGGACGACATATTCACTGACTTTGACAGGCTGGTGGACAAGAAAACAATCAACGCGGGCAAGCAGAG GTTCGAGAAGCTCATCAGCGGCATGTACCTGGGTGAGATCGTGCGCCACATCCTGCTGGCGCTGGTGGAGAAACAGCTCCTGTTCCGCGGCAAGCCCTGCCCCAAGCTCCAGACCAAGGACATCTTCCCGACCAAGTTCCTCTCCACCATTGAGAT CGATGGGCTTGCCCTGCGGCAGGTACAGGCCATCTTGCAGGACTTGGAGCTCCAGGCCAGCTTTGAGGACAGCATGCTGGTGCGGGAAGTGTGCCAGACTGTGTCCACACGGGCAGCCCACCTCTGTGCCGCTGGCCTGGCTGCCGTGGTGGAGAAGATGCGGGAGAACCGGGGCCTGGCCCAGCTGGCCGTCACCGTGGGGGTGGACGGCACCTTGTACAAGATGCATCCGCA CTTctcccagcacctccagcatatgctgcaggagctggcgCCCAACTGCACCGTCACCTTCTTGCAGTCAGAGGACGGCTCAGGGAAAGGGGCTGCGCTCGTGGCAGCTGTGGCCTGCCGTGGGACCAAGCCCTGA